Proteins from a genomic interval of Granulicella sp. L56:
- a CDS encoding histidine kinase: protein MTTREPSNGSTKSPEEWLEKIAPEKTRGTFKLFLGYAPGVGKTYNMLSEAIRRRQRGEDIVVGVVETHGRPRTAELAEQLEQVPRQKIEYRGVVFEEMDLDGILARKPQIVLIDELAHTNIEGSKHRKRYEDVLDILAANIDVLATMNVQHIESVAPTVQSVTGIQIRETVPDWLVQRADEIVMADLTPEALQTRMRRGDIYGVDRAEKALANFFRRGNLIALRELALQHVTKAVDRTLTAYMDAKRIQEHWAVRERVAVCISSNSASQILITRGARISEGVGGELFVLHIDTGSSDEEQSTLAANMQFARNLGAQVTTIKGTSVAHAAAEFVREKRITHIIFGRTAVSGFRKYLYYWAIQHFLSEAPSVDVHIVTQHRERE, encoded by the coding sequence ATGACCACTCGCGAACCATCAAACGGTAGCACAAAGAGCCCGGAAGAATGGCTGGAAAAAATTGCGCCTGAAAAGACCCGTGGCACCTTTAAACTCTTCCTCGGCTACGCGCCCGGCGTTGGCAAAACCTATAACATGCTCAGCGAAGCCATCCGCCGCCGCCAGCGCGGTGAAGATATCGTTGTCGGCGTAGTCGAAACTCATGGGCGTCCACGTACGGCTGAACTTGCCGAGCAGCTTGAGCAAGTTCCTCGACAGAAGATCGAGTACAGAGGGGTCGTCTTCGAGGAGATGGACCTCGATGGAATCCTCGCCCGCAAGCCGCAGATCGTTCTCATCGACGAGTTAGCTCACACCAATATCGAAGGCAGTAAGCACCGCAAGCGATACGAAGATGTTCTTGATATTCTCGCGGCGAATATCGATGTGCTTGCGACAATGAATGTCCAACACATCGAAAGCGTTGCACCCACGGTGCAGAGCGTCACCGGGATCCAGATTCGCGAGACCGTGCCTGACTGGCTCGTTCAGCGCGCCGACGAGATCGTCATGGCCGATCTCACCCCCGAGGCCCTGCAAACTCGAATGCGGCGCGGTGATATTTACGGAGTTGATCGTGCCGAAAAGGCCCTCGCCAACTTCTTCCGCCGCGGCAACCTCATCGCCCTTCGTGAATTAGCGCTGCAGCATGTCACCAAAGCCGTAGACCGCACCCTCACTGCCTATATGGATGCAAAGCGCATCCAGGAGCACTGGGCCGTTCGAGAGCGGGTTGCCGTCTGCATCAGCTCCAACAGCGCCTCTCAAATACTGATTACCCGCGGCGCGCGGATATCGGAAGGCGTCGGAGGCGAACTCTTCGTCCTGCACATCGACACAGGCAGCAGCGATGAAGAACAGAGCACGCTTGCCGCGAACATGCAGTTCGCACGCAACCTTGGAGCACAGGTAACTACCATCAAAGGCACGAGCGTCGCGCACGCGGCAGCCGAGTTTGTTCGCGAAAAACGCATCACCCACATCATCTTCGGCAGAACCGCGGTCAGCGGTTTTCGCAAATATCTTTACTACTGGGCAATTCAACACTTCCTCTCAGAAGCGCCAAGCGTGGACGTCCATATCGTGACACAGCATCGGGAGCGGGAATGA